Proteins from a single region of Cryomorphaceae bacterium:
- a CDS encoding heme A synthase — protein MDRWMLFASRWSLIMVYLVILAGSVVRMTGSGMGCPDWPKCFGFFIPPTHEDQLVWKAGTTYNKGQMILGDDELLVAREKFTTTEVFSPENWRVYDKHDYTIFNPVHTWIEYINRLLGALSGIPVMLLFVLATIRIRSDVVTWLLSAGALFALGFVAWLGKLVVDGNLIPHSITYHMFGAIALLLLVVAVLFRKSRRKQELQITDTRLLGVTSLVMLLTLAQVYLGTNVREQVDALLIAGPRKDVMDGLDAVFLIHRSFSIFLLLAYAWMLRMMMRSALPRNWFVVVVALLGVEIFAGVILNYAGFPAFAQPLHLLAALILVGVLFYLWLHVLAQTSVSKSAFSA, from the coding sequence ATGGACAGGTGGATGTTGTTTGCTTCGCGTTGGTCCTTAATCATGGTGTACCTCGTGATTCTTGCCGGTTCGGTAGTGCGGATGACGGGCTCCGGAATGGGCTGTCCGGATTGGCCTAAGTGCTTCGGTTTTTTTATTCCGCCCACCCATGAGGATCAGCTTGTGTGGAAAGCCGGCACAACATACAACAAAGGCCAGATGATTCTGGGCGATGACGAGTTGCTGGTTGCCAGAGAAAAATTCACCACCACGGAAGTGTTTTCACCGGAAAACTGGCGCGTGTACGACAAGCACGACTACACCATTTTCAACCCCGTGCACACCTGGATTGAGTACATCAATCGCCTGCTTGGTGCGCTGTCGGGCATTCCGGTTATGTTGCTCTTTGTGCTGGCCACCATCCGCATTCGCAGCGATGTGGTAACGTGGTTGCTCAGCGCCGGCGCCCTTTTTGCGCTGGGTTTTGTAGCATGGTTGGGTAAACTCGTTGTGGACGGAAACCTCATTCCGCACAGCATTACCTACCACATGTTTGGAGCCATTGCCTTGTTGCTGCTGGTAGTGGCCGTACTATTCAGAAAAAGCCGGCGCAAGCAGGAACTTCAAATTACAGACACTCGCTTGCTGGGAGTTACTTCGCTGGTGATGCTCCTCACCCTGGCCCAGGTGTATCTCGGTACCAATGTGCGCGAACAGGTAGATGCCTTGCTTATCGCCGGTCCGCGAAAAGATGTGATGGACGGATTGGACGCCGTGTTTCTCATTCACCGTAGCTTTTCTATTTTCTTGCTGCTTGCCTACGCCTGGATGCTCAGAATGATGATGCGGTCTGCACTTCCGCGCAATTGGTTTGTAGTTGTGGTGGCACTGCTCGGTGTAGAAATCTTTGCGGGAGTGATTTTGAATTATGCGGGCTTTCCCGCTTTTGCCCAGCCACTACACCTGCTTGCTGCACTTATACTTGTGGGAGTCTTGTTTTACCTTTGGCTCCATGTCCTCGCACAAACCAGCGTTTCCAAATCTGCGTTTTCGGCCTAA
- a CDS encoding DUF2490 domain-containing protein, protein MIPFGSRAFAPILLLAGSLFFMLLIQSAQAQNQVRPDPYGQWLMYFGDNKLSDKIGLHTELQLRNYLLRETVEQSLARVGLNVYLNPSTMATAGYAFIYTTPSRENVEGFTVREHRSWQQLIMRQRSRNLFLEHRYRLEQRFIDNLDTRNSKFENRVRYRLQAIVPFYTISPYLRHFFFASYNELFVNFGKQVAGEVFDRNRFYLAFGYQFSPKFNFQVGYLHQYISIPGATSGNINHNLQVGISYNMDDLMPTMFRRSE, encoded by the coding sequence ATGATCCCCTTTGGCTCACGTGCATTTGCCCCGATTTTGCTGCTGGCTGGCAGCCTTTTTTTTATGCTCCTAATCCAATCTGCGCAGGCACAGAATCAGGTTCGCCCCGACCCCTATGGTCAATGGTTGATGTACTTTGGCGATAACAAGCTCTCCGACAAAATAGGGCTTCATACTGAGCTTCAACTACGCAATTATTTGCTCCGCGAAACCGTAGAGCAGTCGCTGGCCAGAGTAGGCCTCAACGTGTACCTCAACCCTTCTACCATGGCCACGGCCGGTTACGCCTTTATTTATACTACCCCCTCGCGCGAGAACGTAGAGGGTTTCACCGTGCGCGAACACCGCTCGTGGCAACAGCTCATTATGCGGCAGCGCTCGCGCAACTTGTTTCTTGAGCACCGCTACCGGCTGGAGCAGCGCTTTATTGATAACCTCGATACGCGCAACTCCAAATTCGAAAACCGCGTGCGATACAGGTTGCAGGCCATTGTACCGTTTTACACCATTTCGCCCTATTTGCGCCACTTCTTCTTTGCCAGCTACAATGAGCTTTTTGTGAACTTCGGAAAGCAGGTGGCCGGTGAGGTTTTCGATAGAAACAGGTTTTACCTGGCTTTCGGATACCAGTTCAGCCCGAAATTTAACTTCCAGGTAGGGTATTTGCATCAGTATATCAGCATTCCCGGAGCAACTTCGGGCAATATAAATCACAACCTGCAGGTGGGTATTTCATATAATATGGACGACTTGATGCCCACCATGTTCAGACGAAGCGAATGA
- a CDS encoding copper chaperone produces MKNLHYFLLFFALLALSCEQSQQSQSETTIEPVVREVRTDGPAKSLAHLSIEGMGCELSCGSAIKKALNGLDGVIITEISYEGDRDVNYAVVEFDESKLGSQELANAVNNLRKGHYSVSAVSLERHIPAEESAPQDQGTSTEGKTSGAERHIETRSITIPNLLDVLNSLLR; encoded by the coding sequence ATGAAAAACTTACATTACTTCCTTTTATTCTTTGCACTGCTTGCGCTGTCATGCGAGCAAAGTCAGCAATCGCAGTCAGAAACCACTATTGAACCCGTTGTGCGTGAAGTGCGTACCGACGGTCCGGCGAAATCCCTTGCCCACCTCTCTATCGAAGGGATGGGTTGTGAGCTGAGTTGCGGAAGCGCTATCAAAAAGGCACTGAACGGACTGGATGGTGTCATCATCACCGAGATCAGCTACGAGGGAGACCGCGATGTGAATTACGCAGTGGTTGAGTTTGACGAGTCTAAACTCGGCTCTCAGGAACTGGCTAACGCGGTGAACAACCTTCGCAAAGGTCATTACTCCGTGAGCGCGGTGAGCCTTGAGCGTCATATCCCCGCCGAAGAAAGCGCTCCACAGGATCAGGGAACATCCACCGAGGGAAAAACTTCAGGTGCTGAGAGGCATATTGAAACCCGAAGTATCACCATTCCCAATTTGTTGGACGTGCTGAACAGCTTGCTTCGGTAA
- a CDS encoding DMT family transporter, giving the protein MNRILNNRHLAWIILIVLALTWGSSFILMKKAMFNADLSRRMSSEQVAALRLVIASAVFLPFILHRVRATLRKHWLWLLLVGLLGNGIPAFLFTSAQTVLDSGVTGILNALTPLFTLLIAVAVFRQRYLPVNYAGILLALAGAVMLISGHIEGVAGAPVWAYVLVVVATVFYAMSVNIIRNKLAEVDAVPLAGIALLFVGPLALVYLAATGFFTALIHEPQVRAGVPFVAVLAVFGTSVSLILFNHLIKISNALFASSVTYMMPLVAILWGVVDGERIALTDILFSAVIIGGVYLVNWKKRVQNVA; this is encoded by the coding sequence TTGAACCGAATTCTGAACAACCGCCACCTGGCGTGGATCATTCTGATTGTGCTGGCCCTGACCTGGGGCAGCTCATTCATCCTGATGAAAAAGGCCATGTTTAACGCTGATTTGAGCCGGCGCATGAGCAGCGAGCAGGTGGCTGCCTTACGACTGGTGATTGCCAGTGCGGTGTTTTTGCCTTTTATCCTGCACAGGGTGCGCGCCACACTCCGCAAACACTGGCTTTGGTTATTGCTCGTGGGCTTGTTGGGCAACGGCATTCCCGCTTTTCTTTTCACATCGGCGCAAACCGTGCTCGACAGTGGTGTAACCGGTATTCTCAACGCGCTCACTCCCTTGTTTACGCTGCTTATCGCTGTGGCGGTTTTCCGACAGCGCTACCTGCCGGTAAACTACGCGGGAATTTTGCTCGCGTTGGCCGGTGCCGTGATGCTCATTTCGGGCCATATCGAAGGGGTGGCGGGTGCGCCTGTCTGGGCCTATGTGCTGGTGGTGGTGGCCACCGTATTTTATGCCATGAGTGTGAACATCATCCGCAACAAGCTGGCAGAGGTTGACGCTGTACCCCTGGCCGGAATTGCCTTGCTCTTTGTAGGGCCCCTGGCGTTGGTTTACCTGGCCGCCACCGGTTTTTTTACTGCGCTGATTCACGAGCCACAGGTAAGAGCGGGTGTACCTTTTGTGGCCGTGCTGGCTGTGTTCGGCACCTCGGTTTCGCTCATTCTGTTCAACCACCTGATTAAGATCAGCAACGCTCTTTTTGCCTCATCGGTTACCTATATGATGCCGCTGGTTGCCATTTTGTGGGGCGTGGTTGACGGCGAGCGCATCGCCCTGACCGACATCCTTTTTTCGGCTGTGATTATTGGAGGTGTGTACCTTGTAAATTGGAAGAAACGGGTGCAGAACGTGGCGTAA